One window of Catonella massiliensis genomic DNA carries:
- a CDS encoding ATP-binding cassette domain-containing protein yields MLQIKNLTLTHKKDNRIILSDFSSSFNDGDKAVIIGEEGNGKSTLLKWIYDKELITTYCDEDGTLIKSGEKLAYLPQEMANELLKLSVYDYFMQSDGFLSQSPKALSKIAKDFGLPDDFYYSEQLMETLSGGEKIKVSLIRLLLEEPTVLLLDEPSNDIDTDTLCLLENIINNFKHIVIFISHDEVLIENTTNMVIHLEQIKRKTESRYTVARLPYLQYMEERRRDFNNQERAAENDRRLKKIRDEKLSRIYKSVEHAQATISRRDPAGGRLLKKKMHAVKSMAHRFEREERDLTESPEQEEAIFFKLGDRNSLIPSGKTVIELELPKLYTPDNKVLLAENINLNLRGPEKICITGKNGSGKTSLIHKIAEILLSRTDIKAEYMPQNYEDMLKLDITPVEYLCPDGSKEERTKIRTFLGSLNYTSDEMEHPISELSGGQKAKIFLLRMSISKANVLILDEPTRNFSPLSGPVIRRMLREFPGAIISISHDRKYIEEVCDKVYVLTKDGLR; encoded by the coding sequence ATGCTACAGATAAAAAATCTAACCTTAACCCATAAAAAGGATAATCGAATTATACTAAGCGACTTTTCCTCTTCATTTAACGATGGAGATAAGGCTGTAATTATCGGCGAAGAGGGAAATGGTAAGTCCACTCTACTAAAGTGGATATATGACAAAGAGCTAATAACAACCTACTGCGATGAAGATGGAACCCTTATTAAATCCGGGGAAAAACTTGCTTATCTCCCACAGGAGATGGCGAATGAATTGCTTAAGCTAAGCGTATATGACTATTTTATGCAGTCAGATGGTTTCCTCTCACAGAGCCCAAAAGCTTTAAGCAAGATTGCCAAAGACTTTGGGCTTCCCGATGATTTTTATTACAGCGAACAATTAATGGAAACTCTGTCAGGAGGCGAAAAAATCAAAGTCTCACTTATCAGGCTTTTGCTTGAGGAACCTACAGTTCTTTTACTTGACGAGCCATCTAACGACATTGATACAGATACTCTTTGTCTTCTTGAAAATATAATAAATAATTTTAAGCATATAGTCATTTTCATATCTCATGACGAGGTATTAATTGAAAATACTACCAATATGGTGATTCACCTTGAACAGATTAAAAGAAAAACAGAAAGCAGATATACAGTAGCAAGGCTTCCATATCTCCAGTATATGGAGGAAAGGAGGCGCGATTTTAACAACCAGGAAAGAGCTGCTGAAAATGACAGGCGTCTGAAAAAGATTCGAGATGAAAAACTAAGCCGCATATACAAAAGTGTTGAACACGCACAGGCAACTATTTCAAGAAGAGACCCCGCAGGTGGACGGCTCTTAAAAAAGAAGATGCATGCAGTAAAGTCTATGGCTCACCGCTTTGAAAGGGAAGAAAGAGACTTGACTGAAAGTCCTGAACAGGAGGAGGCTATCTTTTTTAAGCTTGGAGACAGGAACTCTTTAATTCCATCCGGAAAGACAGTCATAGAATTGGAGCTCCCTAAGCTATATACCCCAGATAACAAGGTCCTCCTTGCTGAAAATATCAACTTAAATCTTCGTGGTCCTGAAAAAATCTGCATAACCGGAAAGAACGGCTCAGGAAAGACAAGTCTCATACATAAAATTGCTGAAATCTTGCTATCTAGGACTGATATAAAGGCTGAATATATGCCGCAAAACTATGAAGATATGCTTAAACTTGATATAACTCCTGTGGAATACCTCTGCCCTGATGGCAGCAAAGAAGAAAGAACAAAAATCAGAACTTTTTTAGGTTCGCTAAACTATACATCAGATGAGATGGAACACCCAATCTCTGAGCTCTCAGGTGGTCAAAAGGCGAAGATTTTTCTGCTTAGGATGAGCATATCTAAGGCTAATGTACTCATACTTGATGAGCCTACGAGGAATTTTTCTCCTCTTTCAGGCCCCGTAATCAGAAGGATGCTAAGGGAATTTCCGGGTGCCATCATAAGCATTTCACATGACAGGAAGTACATAGAAGAGGTCTGTGACAAGGTCTATGTTTTGACAAAAGACGGTCTCAGGTAG
- a CDS encoding adaptor protein MecA — protein MKFIRLNKATVRCILTTEDLEEYGIGIDDFIEQNDQVSDFIQELLEKAGAEVGNVSQSGMVTLGIMQMPGGKVSITITDAGAEDAMEGGMADRLESLFKKMSQVDQLRQFISEMGALRESKEDEEKSPEKLITDSIVGLDGEKTTTVLHFDTLDDITEYAKSISYGRPIKSDLYKVDDGFILVVHKASMSMLSYAKICFSAIDYGAKINNVPTLEAFLMEHGNLLIARKAIQVMRNI, from the coding sequence ATGAAATTTATAAGGTTAAATAAGGCAACAGTCAGATGTATTCTTACAACTGAAGACTTGGAAGAGTACGGAATTGGCATTGATGACTTTATTGAACAAAACGATCAGGTTTCTGACTTTATCCAAGAACTACTTGAAAAAGCAGGCGCAGAAGTTGGAAATGTTTCCCAAAGCGGTATGGTAACTCTTGGGATAATGCAGATGCCGGGCGGAAAAGTATCTATAACCATAACCGATGCAGGTGCTGAGGATGCTATGGAAGGCGGTATGGCAGACAGACTTGAATCATTGTTTAAGAAGATGTCACAGGTTGACCAACTCCGTCAGTTCATCAGTGAAATGGGGGCCCTTAGAGAAAGTAAGGAAGATGAGGAGAAGTCTCCGGAAAAGCTGATTACCGATTCAATCGTTGGGTTGGATGGAGAAAAAACAACTACAGTATTGCATTTTGACACACTTGATGATATAACTGAATATGCAAAGTCTATCTCTTATGGCAGACCTATAAAAAGCGATCTGTATAAGGTGGATGACGGCTTTATTTTGGTAGTGCATAAGGCCTCGATGTCAATGCTTTCGTATGCGAAGATTTGTTTTTCGGCCATTGACTATGGGGCAAAGATAAATAATGTGCCTACACTTGAAGCCTTCCTGATGGAACATGGCAACTTGCTTATAGCAAGAAAAGCAATTCAGGTTATGAGAAATATTTAG
- a CDS encoding ATP-binding protein produces the protein MNIEAAKTEIKRTLALYLEKDEMGNYLMPQVKQRPLFLVGPPGVGKTAIMEQVAAEEGVALVSYTITHHTRQSAVGLPFIKEREYDGKLYSTTEYTMSEIIASIYESIEKTGIKEGILFLDEINCVSETLAPMMLQFLQEKKFGNFSVPKGWIIVTAGNPAGYNKSVREFDTVTLDRIRQITIEAEYSVWKNYAIKQGVHPAIMSFLEIKKENFYHMETTVEGKRIVTPRGWEDFSVLLWGYERKGFDISNEVALEFIKDKRIAIDFVNFLELFHKYENKYRIKDILENGDISAELPGYEEAGFDEKISVISMMLSGLNNYFIKTYREEEYLKRLFNVLKRAKEEEGYKTVCELYEDERKEYEKLTLGRALDKVQDKIYIKTISKLSELVALTEGLSEEEFATNMSEFFAKEKALVIATTEKAEKALSNAINFMEKYFTPSDDSEELVVASGSEMVYFISELETNYYSMNFIREHSSVDLKKYGKLLKTSSMREKLMSEIRGE, from the coding sequence ATGAATATAGAAGCGGCTAAGACAGAGATTAAGCGTACTTTAGCGTTGTATTTGGAAAAGGATGAGATGGGCAATTATTTGATGCCCCAGGTGAAGCAGCGACCACTCTTTTTGGTGGGACCTCCGGGAGTGGGTAAGACTGCGATTATGGAGCAGGTGGCAGCAGAGGAAGGTGTGGCCCTTGTGTCATATACCATTACCCACCATACGAGGCAGAGTGCAGTGGGTCTTCCCTTTATAAAAGAGAGGGAATATGACGGTAAGCTGTATTCTACCACTGAATACACTATGAGCGAGATTATTGCAAGTATCTACGAGAGCATAGAAAAGACAGGCATTAAGGAGGGAATACTTTTCCTTGATGAAATTAACTGTGTATCAGAGACACTTGCGCCTATGATGCTTCAGTTCCTTCAGGAGAAGAAGTTTGGCAACTTCAGTGTACCTAAGGGCTGGATTATAGTTACTGCGGGCAATCCTGCTGGCTATAATAAGTCTGTAAGGGAGTTTGATACTGTTACCCTGGATAGAATAAGACAGATAACAATTGAAGCAGAATATAGCGTATGGAAGAATTATGCGATAAAGCAGGGAGTTCATCCTGCTATAATGAGTTTCCTAGAGATTAAAAAAGAAAATTTCTACCACATGGAGACTACGGTTGAAGGAAAGAGAATAGTTACTCCAAGGGGATGGGAGGATTTCTCTGTGCTTTTATGGGGATATGAGAGAAAGGGCTTTGATATATCTAATGAGGTAGCTCTTGAGTTTATAAAGGATAAGAGAATAGCTATAGACTTTGTCAACTTCCTTGAGCTTTTCCATAAATATGAGAATAAATATAGGATAAAAGATATACTTGAAAATGGAGATATTTCAGCTGAACTTCCAGGCTATGAAGAAGCTGGCTTTGATGAGAAAATAAGCGTTATTTCTATGATGCTTTCGGGACTTAATAACTATTTTATAAAGACTTACAGAGAAGAGGAATATCTAAAAAGGCTATTTAATGTGCTTAAAAGGGCTAAGGAGGAAGAGGGCTATAAGACAGTATGTGAGCTCTACGAGGATGAAAGGAAAGAGTACGAGAAGCTTACTCTTGGCAGGGCCTTAGACAAGGTGCAGGATAAGATTTATATTAAGACTATAAGTAAGCTGTCTGAGCTTGTAGCACTGACTGAGGGGCTTTCAGAAGAAGAATTTGCCACTAATATGTCTGAGTTTTTTGCTAAAGAGAAGGCTCTAGTAATTGCCACCACAGAAAAGGCTGAGAAGGCACTTTCCAATGCTATTAATTTTATGGAAAAGTATTTCACGCCATCTGATGACAGCGAGGAACTTGTCGTGGCTTCAGGTTCAGAAATGGTTTACTTCATCTCGGAGCTTGAGACCAATTATTACAGTATGAATTTCATAAGGGAACACTCTAGTGTGGATCTTAAGAAGTATGGAAAACTCCTTAAGACATCTTCGATGCGTGAAAAACTTATGAGTGAGATAAGAGGGGAGTAG
- a CDS encoding leucine-rich repeat domain-containing protein, with translation MILNKYLGSNYNVAELKEAVYEGEGELTKVAAYAFKEHRELTEVSLPENVEEVGNNAFYNCRNLRKIVFYDKIESFGDGAFRNCSKLDYIEVKRAGGSLRGLKEILLAMSKSVMVSVYGNELFFPHFQPEFQDNVGAKIVAEIMHGAGMNYRECVGREGIDYMKYDGLFTIQKYSMDLNEAIMVCKARLIYPVELKDEKRAEYLEFLVNNKKALLDDAAKNKDSASVTAYIDVGIFDTREAADEACDFFCETDFAEGVNIMIEYRNKKFKKTSIMDMEI, from the coding sequence ATGATATTAAATAAATATTTGGGAAGTAACTACAATGTGGCTGAACTAAAAGAGGCTGTCTATGAAGGCGAAGGAGAGCTAACGAAGGTGGCTGCCTACGCTTTTAAGGAACATAGAGAGCTAACTGAGGTTAGTCTCCCCGAGAATGTAGAAGAAGTAGGAAATAACGCTTTTTACAACTGTAGAAATCTACGCAAAATTGTATTTTATGACAAAATAGAAAGCTTTGGTGACGGAGCTTTTCGTAACTGCAGCAAGCTTGACTATATAGAGGTTAAAAGGGCAGGAGGAAGTCTTAGAGGGCTTAAGGAAATACTATTAGCTATGTCAAAATCTGTGATGGTTTCGGTGTATGGTAATGAATTGTTTTTTCCGCATTTTCAACCTGAATTTCAGGATAATGTAGGAGCGAAAATAGTGGCTGAAATCATGCACGGTGCGGGGATGAATTACAGGGAATGTGTAGGCAGAGAAGGAATAGACTATATGAAATACGATGGGCTGTTTACCATTCAAAAATACTCAATGGACTTAAATGAGGCGATTATGGTATGCAAAGCAAGGCTTATATATCCTGTAGAGCTTAAAGATGAAAAAAGGGCTGAGTACCTTGAGTTTTTGGTAAACAATAAAAAAGCTCTTTTAGATGATGCCGCAAAAAATAAAGACAGCGCCTCGGTTACAGCCTATATCGATGTGGGAATATTTGACACAAGGGAGGCAGCAGATGAGGCCTGTGATTTCTTTTGCGAGACAGACTTTGCAGAGGGTGTCAATATTATGATTGAATATAGAAACAAGAAGTTTAAGAAAACAAGCATAATGGATATGGAAATATAA
- a CDS encoding DUF5685 family protein: MYGYVNINKMELRLKEIYEFQGFYCGLCETLGERYGVSGRFSLSYDMTFLIVLLTSLYEPDSAIVSKRCLVHPLKKKPVITNKFSEYAADMNIILAYEHFDDDYKDEKKLKAAAGLLAYKNAYKRAIGMYERQTNVIREELDNLSRIEEAEDYDIEKAAATFGRIMAEIFVYEKDNWEEDLRRIGFFIGKFIYIMDAYEDVEDDIKRGNYNPFKKIYEDKDFKENVKYMLEMTISECAASFERLPLIKDVDILRNILYDGVWKKFDRRSENESI; encoded by the coding sequence ATGTACGGATATGTAAATATTAATAAGATGGAGCTGAGGCTTAAGGAAATTTATGAGTTTCAAGGCTTTTACTGTGGGCTTTGTGAGACTTTGGGAGAAAGATACGGCGTAAGCGGAAGATTTTCGCTCTCCTATGATATGACGTTTCTCATAGTCCTGCTTACGTCATTATATGAGCCTGACTCAGCTATAGTAAGTAAACGCTGCCTGGTACATCCTCTTAAAAAAAAGCCTGTAATTACGAATAAGTTTAGTGAGTATGCTGCTGATATGAATATCATCCTGGCTTACGAGCATTTTGATGATGACTATAAGGATGAGAAGAAGCTTAAGGCGGCTGCAGGGCTTTTGGCATATAAGAATGCTTATAAAAGGGCCATAGGTATGTATGAAAGGCAGACAAATGTAATTAGAGAAGAGCTTGATAACCTAAGCAGAATTGAAGAGGCAGAGGATTATGACATAGAGAAAGCAGCTGCTACATTTGGCAGGATAATGGCAGAAATATTCGTATATGAAAAGGATAATTGGGAAGAAGATTTGAGAAGAATAGGCTTTTTCATAGGCAAATTTATATATATAATGGATGCGTATGAAGATGTAGAGGATGACATAAAAAGGGGGAATTATAATCCTTTTAAGAAGATTTATGAAGATAAGGACTTTAAGGAAAATGTGAAATATATGCTTGAGATGACAATAAGTGAGTGTGCTGCATCATTTGAAAGGCTGCCACTTATAAAAGATGTCGACATTTTGAGAAATATATTGTATGATGGTGTGTGGAAAAAGTTTGACAGGAGGTCTGAGAATGAATCCATATGA
- a CDS encoding vWA domain-containing protein yields MGRSNKEWENLGLKIFNAAKNELYLSMRYLYLAIDGLEIVADMRVDFLATDGGKLYFLPMMAAEKYMENPLIINRAYLHSVLHCLFGHMYKREKRDEDLWNLACDIMVEGIIDEMEAKSVTMVVPPLKEEAEVRIARECKIFSAEYIYDYLKKNKEDILALENYFKVDDHSLWDNENNDDKEAKNDKQEDNAREEELWKDVSTKIQTEIETYSRSIGIENTRLYQSLVTRNREKVSYTDFLRKFKEPVEEIKLDFETFDYGFYNYGLRLYGNMPLIEEPEYRVSEAVKNFVVVIDTSGSVSREIVTAFLEETVNILTEESVTEDFGITRECVIIQCDNQIQDVKVLHNKEELEHYIKEFEIIGRGGTDFRVAFSYIADEVKEGRMSKPSGLIYFTDGYGIYPEAKPEYDVVFVFPETAYPDGKFPYMSGEFPVWAMHLVMDV; encoded by the coding sequence ATGGGAAGAAGTAATAAAGAATGGGAGAATCTTGGACTAAAGATATTTAACGCCGCAAAAAATGAACTCTACCTGTCTATGAGATACCTCTACTTAGCTATTGACGGACTGGAGATAGTAGCGGATATGAGGGTGGACTTCCTCGCTACAGATGGCGGAAAGCTGTATTTTTTGCCAATGATGGCTGCTGAGAAGTATATGGAAAATCCTCTCATTATCAATAGAGCCTATCTTCACAGCGTACTTCACTGCCTCTTTGGACATATGTATAAAAGGGAGAAGAGGGATGAGGATTTGTGGAACCTTGCCTGCGATATTATGGTGGAGGGGATTATAGATGAAATGGAAGCCAAAAGCGTAACTATGGTTGTTCCACCTCTTAAGGAAGAAGCTGAGGTAAGGATAGCAAGGGAGTGTAAGATATTTTCTGCAGAATACATCTATGACTATTTAAAGAAGAATAAAGAAGATATACTTGCTCTTGAGAATTACTTTAAGGTGGATGACCATTCGCTTTGGGATAATGAAAATAATGATGATAAAGAGGCTAAAAACGATAAACAGGAAGATAATGCGAGAGAGGAAGAGCTTTGGAAGGATGTAAGTACTAAAATCCAGACGGAGATTGAGACATATTCAAGGAGTATAGGTATAGAAAATACAAGGCTGTATCAAAGTCTTGTGACAAGGAATAGGGAAAAGGTATCTTATACTGATTTCCTCAGAAAGTTTAAGGAGCCTGTGGAAGAGATTAAGCTTGATTTTGAGACCTTTGACTATGGATTTTATAACTATGGACTTAGGCTTTATGGGAATATGCCTCTTATAGAGGAGCCGGAATACAGGGTTTCGGAAGCAGTTAAAAATTTTGTGGTTGTTATAGATACCTCAGGATCGGTAAGCAGGGAGATTGTGACTGCCTTCCTTGAAGAGACTGTGAATATCCTGACTGAAGAAAGTGTTACTGAGGATTTTGGTATTACCAGAGAATGTGTTATTATTCAATGTGACAATCAGATTCAGGATGTTAAGGTACTACATAATAAAGAAGAACTTGAGCATTATATAAAAGAGTTTGAAATTATCGGGAGGGGAGGCACAGACTTTAGAGTTGCCTTTAGCTATATAGCTGATGAAGTAAAAGAGGGTAGAATGAGTAAGCCTTCTGGATTAATTTACTTTACAGACGGATATGGTATTTATCCTGAAGCAAAGCCTGAGTATGATGTAGTTTTTGTGTTTCCCGAGACTGCTTATCCTGATGGGAAATTCCCTTATATGAGTGGAGAGTTTCCGGTATGGGCAATGCATTTGGTGATGGATGTTTAG
- the serS gene encoding serine--tRNA ligase: MLDIRFVRENPDVVKQNIRNKFQDEKLPLVKEVIELDERSRELKTKGDSLRAEKNKLSKQIGACMAKGMKDDAEELKRRVAADAEELESMEKEQAELDEKIKKIMMTIPNIIDESVPIGKDDSQNVEVQRFGEPKVPNFEIPYHTQIMESFEGIDLDSAGRVAGNGFYYLIGDIARLHSAVLSYARDFMIDRGFTYCVPPFMIRSNVVTGVMSFSEMDAMMYKIEGEDLYLIGTSEHSMIGRFIGQMLDEESLPLKFTSYSPCFRKEKGAHGIEERGVYRIHQFEKQEMIVLCKPEEAMKWYDKMWQNTVDLFRSLDIPVRTLECCSGDLADLKVKSVDVEAWSPRQQKYFEVGSCSNLGDAQARRLGIRVRNKSGNYFATTLNNTVAAPPRMLIAFLENNLNEDGSVNIPEVLRPYMGGKEKLVPKKK, encoded by the coding sequence ATGTTAGATATCAGATTTGTCAGAGAGAACCCGGATGTAGTTAAGCAGAACATCAGAAATAAATTTCAGGATGAAAAGCTTCCTTTGGTAAAAGAAGTGATTGAGCTTGATGAGAGATCTAGAGAATTAAAAACAAAGGGAGACAGCCTTCGTGCTGAAAAGAACAAGCTAAGTAAGCAGATTGGAGCTTGCATGGCTAAAGGAATGAAGGACGATGCTGAGGAGCTAAAAAGGAGAGTCGCAGCCGATGCCGAAGAGCTTGAGTCTATGGAAAAAGAGCAGGCTGAACTTGATGAGAAAATCAAGAAAATAATGATGACTATACCTAACATAATAGATGAAAGCGTGCCTATTGGTAAGGATGATTCCCAGAATGTAGAGGTTCAGAGGTTCGGCGAGCCAAAGGTGCCTAATTTTGAGATACCTTATCATACTCAGATTATGGAGAGCTTTGAGGGTATTGACCTTGATAGTGCAGGCAGGGTTGCAGGTAATGGATTTTATTACCTTATAGGTGACATCGCAAGACTTCACTCAGCTGTACTAAGCTATGCAAGGGACTTTATGATAGATAGAGGATTTACCTACTGCGTACCTCCTTTTATGATTAGGAGCAATGTAGTGACAGGAGTAATGAGCTTTTCTGAAATGGATGCCATGATGTATAAGATTGAAGGTGAAGATCTTTATCTTATTGGAACAAGCGAACATTCTATGATAGGACGCTTTATTGGACAGATGCTTGATGAAGAGAGCCTTCCGCTTAAGTTTACCAGTTATTCACCTTGTTTTCGTAAGGAAAAAGGTGCTCACGGTATAGAAGAAAGAGGAGTTTATCGTATCCACCAGTTTGAAAAGCAGGAAATGATTGTATTATGCAAACCCGAAGAGGCAATGAAGTGGTATGATAAGATGTGGCAGAATACTGTAGACCTCTTCAGAAGTCTTGATATTCCTGTAAGAACTCTAGAGTGTTGTTCAGGCGATCTTGCTGACCTCAAGGTTAAGTCAGTTGATGTTGAGGCATGGAGTCCTAGACAGCAGAAGTATTTTGAGGTAGGAAGCTGTTCTAATCTCGGTGATGCTCAGGCCAGAAGACTTGGTATAAGAGTACGTAACAAGAGTGGCAATTATTTTGCAACCACACTCAACAATACTGTTGCTGCTCCACCTCGTATGCTCATTGCCTTCCTTGAGAATAATCTTAATGAAGATGGAAGCGTGAACATTCCTGAGGTACTAAGACCATATATGGGTGGTAAGGAAAAGCTTGTTCCTAAGAAAAAGTAA
- a CDS encoding J domain-containing protein: MNPYEVLGVSRNASIDEIKKAYKELSRKYHPDSYVGNPLSSLAEEKFKQVQEAYDAIMKEKNGDYNYAGNYNNNGYNNSESGEMAEVYNLLGRRAYSQALSLLDSMPNRNAKWYYYSAIAQVGLGNNLRGMEYARMAVSMEPNNIEYQNLVNRLSFQGNRYGEVRNVYRGGRSGFDDATDLCCKLWLADSLCECMGGDLCSCM; this comes from the coding sequence ATGAATCCATATGAAGTGCTTGGAGTATCAAGGAATGCAAGTATTGATGAAATAAAGAAAGCTTACAAAGAACTTAGCAGGAAATATCATCCGGATTCTTATGTTGGGAATCCTCTTTCATCATTGGCAGAAGAAAAGTTTAAGCAGGTTCAGGAAGCTTATGATGCCATTATGAAGGAAAAAAACGGAGACTATAATTATGCAGGTAATTACAACAATAACGGATATAATAACAGCGAGAGCGGTGAAATGGCTGAGGTATACAATCTTCTTGGCAGAAGAGCCTACAGTCAGGCTTTAAGCCTGCTTGATTCTATGCCTAACAGAAATGCAAAATGGTATTACTATAGCGCAATTGCTCAGGTGGGACTTGGCAATAACCTTCGTGGTATGGAGTATGCAAGGATGGCAGTATCTATGGAGCCAAACAACATAGAATATCAGAATCTTGTCAACCGTCTAAGCTTTCAGGGCAACAGATACGGCGAGGTAAGAAACGTGTATAGAGGTGGTAGAAGTGGATTTGATGATGCAACTGACCTGTGTTGTAAGCTATGGTTAGCTGATTCACTTTGTGAGTGTATGGGAGGAGATTTGTGCTCATGCATGTAA